One window of Microbacterium sp. 1S1 genomic DNA carries:
- a CDS encoding DoxX family protein: MTNTTASASSASSIGLLVLRIVVGAVFAAHGAQKIFEFTIPGTIGSFAGMGVPLAEIAAPVVAFLELVGGVLLILGLLTRPVGLLLAADMAVALVLVHLPAGLWVTAGGYEFVAVLGAAALALALTGAGRYSIDGAALRGRAPRWLA, translated from the coding sequence ATGACGAACACCACAGCCTCCGCCTCCTCCGCCTCGTCGATCGGACTCCTCGTCCTCCGCATCGTCGTCGGCGCGGTCTTCGCCGCCCACGGCGCGCAGAAGATCTTCGAGTTCACGATCCCGGGCACGATCGGCAGCTTCGCCGGGATGGGCGTCCCGCTGGCCGAGATCGCCGCTCCCGTGGTGGCCTTCCTCGAACTCGTCGGCGGGGTCCTGCTGATCCTCGGTCTGCTGACGCGCCCGGTCGGTCTCCTGCTCGCCGCCGACATGGCGGTCGCCCTCGTGCTCGTGCACCTGCCCGCCGGGCTCTGGGTGACGGCCGGCGGCTACGAATTCGTAGCCGTGCTCGGTGCCGCGGCCCTCGCCCTCGCCCTCACGGGGGCCGGGCGTTACTCCATCGACGGCGCGGCTCTTCGGGGGCGCGCGCCGCGCTGGCTCGCCTGA
- a CDS encoding ATP-binding protein translates to MQAETRAFHVDGPAGFALVDRALDELDRLWSQGPEVPAQDQVLFALALSEVTTNIAQHNESADVVLSVDVRVTADELRAYVRDTAPPAPIDWDAVTMPGEEAESGRGLALSQAALDVFTHTVTDLGNTWVLVRRLDQQREADD, encoded by the coding sequence ATGCAGGCTGAGACGCGGGCCTTCCACGTCGACGGACCCGCCGGGTTCGCCCTCGTGGACCGCGCCCTCGACGAGCTCGACCGGCTCTGGTCCCAGGGCCCGGAGGTGCCGGCGCAGGACCAGGTGCTGTTCGCCCTCGCGCTGAGCGAAGTCACGACGAACATCGCTCAGCACAACGAGAGCGCGGACGTCGTGCTGAGCGTCGACGTCCGCGTGACCGCGGACGAGCTGCGTGCCTACGTCCGCGACACCGCCCCGCCGGCGCCGATCGACTGGGACGCCGTGACGATGCCGGGCGAGGAGGCGGAGAGCGGTCGCGGGCTCGCGCTGTCGCAGGCCGCACTCGACGTGTTCACCCACACCGTCACCGACCTCGGCAACACCTGGGTGCTCGTGCGACGCCTGGATCAGCAGCGCGAGGCGGACGACTAG
- a CDS encoding extracellular solute-binding protein has translation MRTRMLGITAVAAASVLVLAGCGGGGGDDQAADADFGADPSGTLKAWGFENADDVGTSRMDYAAAQLEDVEVDLDATAFDAQKFTTRIASGDVPDVVQMDRRYVTTYAAQDLIMPLDECFAAQDVSPRDHWYPFVVDDVTYEDAVWAVPQFYQPPAILLNKAVLDEAGVTAEEIDTSQPDVLLGAIEKIYQESGGVPTRLGFDPVATGQAGLWILGMGGQLNDEDGAPTLDDPSNVVGVEMLKQITDAQGGFAAVKSFTDSFDSFGDQNQFVAQQVGAQVNAQWYPNVLSPYADQIELEAVPFRNADGEPFSVASGTAFVIPAGAENPAAACAWMVNLTSDDAWNAAGEARAETLKTDGGINTGLFTGSPSADQSIRETFVTDSGNAGFDQVISTYYDVVDYGQSFGSSPAGQEIQNELNNAITAALLGDKSPEDALKEAQEAAMRAYENATAG, from the coding sequence ATGCGCACACGCATGCTGGGAATCACCGCGGTCGCCGCGGCATCCGTCCTCGTCCTCGCCGGGTGCGGCGGGGGAGGGGGAGACGACCAGGCGGCCGACGCCGACTTCGGGGCCGACCCGAGCGGCACGCTGAAGGCGTGGGGGTTCGAGAACGCCGACGACGTGGGCACCTCGCGCATGGACTATGCAGCCGCGCAGCTGGAGGACGTCGAGGTCGACCTCGACGCGACGGCCTTCGACGCGCAGAAGTTCACCACCCGGATCGCGAGCGGCGACGTACCCGACGTCGTGCAGATGGACCGCCGGTATGTGACCACCTACGCCGCGCAGGACCTCATCATGCCGCTCGACGAGTGCTTCGCCGCGCAGGACGTGTCGCCGCGCGACCACTGGTACCCCTTCGTGGTCGACGACGTCACCTACGAGGACGCGGTCTGGGCGGTGCCGCAGTTCTACCAGCCGCCGGCGATCCTGCTGAACAAGGCCGTGCTCGACGAGGCGGGGGTGACGGCGGAGGAGATCGACACCTCGCAGCCCGACGTCCTGCTCGGCGCGATCGAGAAGATCTATCAGGAGTCCGGCGGCGTGCCGACGCGGCTCGGGTTCGACCCGGTCGCGACGGGTCAGGCCGGGTTGTGGATCCTCGGCATGGGTGGCCAACTGAACGACGAGGACGGTGCGCCCACCCTCGACGACCCGAGCAACGTGGTCGGCGTCGAGATGCTGAAGCAGATCACCGACGCGCAGGGCGGGTTCGCGGCCGTGAAGAGCTTCACGGACTCGTTCGACTCGTTCGGCGACCAGAACCAGTTCGTCGCCCAGCAGGTCGGGGCGCAGGTGAACGCGCAGTGGTATCCGAACGTGCTGAGCCCGTACGCGGACCAGATCGAGCTGGAGGCCGTGCCGTTCCGGAACGCCGACGGGGAGCCGTTCTCGGTCGCCTCGGGGACCGCCTTCGTGATCCCGGCCGGGGCGGAGAACCCCGCGGCGGCGTGCGCGTGGATGGTGAACCTCACCTCCGACGACGCGTGGAACGCGGCGGGCGAGGCGCGTGCCGAGACACTGAAGACCGACGGCGGGATCAACACCGGGCTGTTCACCGGTTCGCCGTCCGCCGACCAGTCGATCCGCGAGACCTTCGTCACCGACAGCGGCAACGCCGGCTTCGACCAGGTCATCTCCACCTATTACGACGTGGTCGACTACGGGCAGTCGTTCGGCTCTTCGCCGGCCGGTCAGGAGATCCAGAACGAGCTGAACAACGCCATCACGGCGGCGCTGCTCGGGGACAAGTCGCCCGAGGACGCACTGAAGGAGGCGCAGGAGGCCGCGATGCGAGCGTACGAGAACGCCACGGCCGGCTAG
- a CDS encoding PP2C family protein-serine/threonine phosphatase, which produces MFDERRRQAALEELGILDTPPDERVDRVTRLAKEMFGVPMVSVSLIDRDRQWRKSQIGLGGNEAPRQDSFCDYTVSQDRTVVVEDATTTDLFAENPFVTGDPHLRFYAAHPLHAPGGEPVGTLCVLDTEPHTFTDEQQDLLRDLAFWVQTELAQDADIDHAAVVQRALRPRVHPEIEGYTIAAGAAPRGMLAGDYYDFSRHGDALRVTLADAMGKGTGPALVAATVRASLRTAPERSLADAVVEVDRLLEDDLADTSMFVTAVVAELEPQTGELQVIDAGHSLAFVVRADGTWTPLRSTNLPLGMGMGLAEPRVPVTTRLEVGDAFICCSDGLLDVLDPDDPFGHVERVLSEMGPGGAVGEALRLANDERATDDITVVVVRRDA; this is translated from the coding sequence ATGTTCGACGAGCGACGGCGACAGGCAGCGCTCGAGGAACTGGGGATCCTTGACACACCACCCGACGAGCGGGTGGACCGAGTGACACGGCTGGCGAAGGAGATGTTCGGCGTGCCCATGGTCAGCGTCTCGCTGATCGACCGCGATCGGCAGTGGCGCAAGTCGCAGATCGGCCTCGGGGGGAACGAGGCACCGCGACAGGACTCCTTCTGCGACTACACGGTCTCTCAGGACCGGACGGTGGTGGTGGAGGACGCGACCACGACGGACCTCTTCGCCGAGAATCCGTTCGTGACCGGCGACCCGCACCTGCGGTTCTACGCAGCCCACCCGCTGCATGCGCCGGGCGGTGAGCCGGTCGGCACGCTCTGCGTGCTCGACACCGAGCCGCACACCTTCACGGACGAGCAGCAGGACCTGCTGCGCGACCTCGCATTCTGGGTGCAGACGGAGTTGGCGCAGGACGCGGACATCGACCACGCCGCGGTGGTGCAGCGGGCGCTCCGCCCCCGGGTGCACCCCGAGATCGAGGGGTACACGATCGCGGCGGGAGCCGCGCCGCGCGGGATGCTCGCCGGCGACTACTACGACTTCTCCCGCCACGGTGACGCCCTGCGCGTGACCCTCGCCGACGCGATGGGAAAGGGCACGGGGCCGGCACTGGTCGCCGCCACCGTGCGCGCCTCGTTGCGGACCGCACCGGAGCGCTCGTTGGCCGACGCAGTGGTCGAAGTCGACCGCCTGCTCGAGGACGACCTCGCCGACACCTCGATGTTCGTCACGGCGGTCGTAGCGGAGCTGGAGCCGCAGACCGGAGAGCTTCAGGTCATCGACGCCGGCCACAGCCTCGCCTTCGTCGTCCGCGCGGACGGGACGTGGACGCCGCTCCGCTCGACGAACCTGCCACTGGGCATGGGCATGGGGCTCGCCGAGCCCCGGGTCCCCGTGACCACCCGGCTCGAGGTGGGCGATGCCTTCATCTGCTGCAGTGACGGGCTCCTCGACGTGCTGGATCCCGACGACCCGTTCGGGCACGTCGAGCGGGTCCTCTCCGAGATGGGTCCGGGTGGCGCTGTCGGCGAGGCGCTGCGGCTCGCGAACGACGAGCGCGCGACCGACGACATCACGGTCGTCGTCGTGCGGAGGGACGCATGA
- a CDS encoding helix-turn-helix domain-containing protein, translating into MGLDSVNRALTSMRVVSAEPLTLPGIGATLTGDGGPGAAGRQLLVMAGAAGLHLLRDGRAIAVRPRQVAVVCLSAEESIGLLDAEAAGIISFESRGHVYALLERELPRLIIVDETPVLSTVTGLLKEQIGSEGSRAGLFPKLTEVAATAAVLAWIAASPAPPGWIGGIAHPRIGAVLTALHRDPARSWTVAEMAALAHLSRSAFAKTFRDVVGTTPSAHLARWRMAHAMEILDEAPDTPLKEIAERLGYSDEFALSTAFKRRFGVSPRHYETASIGSRSG; encoded by the coding sequence ATGGGGCTGGATTCGGTGAACCGGGCACTCACCAGCATGAGGGTGGTGTCGGCAGAGCCCCTCACGCTCCCCGGCATCGGAGCCACTCTGACGGGCGACGGCGGCCCCGGCGCCGCTGGACGGCAGCTGCTCGTCATGGCCGGCGCCGCCGGGCTGCACCTGCTCCGGGACGGTCGCGCGATCGCGGTGAGGCCCCGTCAGGTCGCTGTCGTCTGTCTCTCCGCCGAGGAGAGCATCGGGCTTCTCGACGCGGAGGCCGCGGGGATCATCTCCTTCGAGAGTCGCGGCCACGTCTATGCGCTCCTCGAACGCGAGCTGCCGCGGCTCATCATCGTGGACGAGACGCCGGTGTTGTCCACGGTCACCGGGCTCCTGAAGGAACAGATCGGCAGCGAAGGGTCCCGTGCGGGGCTCTTCCCCAAACTCACGGAGGTCGCGGCGACCGCTGCCGTCCTCGCGTGGATAGCCGCCTCCCCTGCACCGCCGGGGTGGATCGGCGGGATCGCGCATCCACGCATCGGAGCGGTCCTCACGGCCCTGCACCGAGATCCCGCGCGGTCCTGGACCGTCGCGGAAATGGCGGCCCTGGCTCACCTCTCGCGATCCGCCTTCGCGAAGACCTTCCGGGACGTGGTCGGTACGACTCCCTCCGCCCACCTCGCACGCTGGCGCATGGCGCACGCGATGGAGATCCTCGACGAAGCGCCCGACACTCCGCTCAAGGAGATCGCCGAGCGCCTCGGCTACTCGGACGAGTTCGCCCTCAGCACCGCGTTCAAGCGGCGGTTCGGTGTGAGTCCGCGCCACTACGAAACGGCGTCGATCGGATCGCGCTCGGGGTGA
- a CDS encoding alpha/beta fold hydrolase, with protein sequence MTVAEVGGPVPRGVSRRTVLGAALGVSAAVAAASVGQVPTASAARARTDLVFIHGGSHGGWAWRRVVERLDARRGRILTPTLPGVGDRAHRLARGITFQDGVDDIVASIEAEELENVVLVGHSIGGAYASAVAERIARRLRGAVYLDAVVVDPGERVLDVLTTSSRAALPTVVAQAGEGFFVPKPRDPEMFGVFREPDVAWLRRRLTAHPWSSWADVVPLEGTGPSVPRLYVDCTEPSFADVAPSKERVRARPGEWQVQRLTAGHDALVTEPAAVARLIRGFCREL encoded by the coding sequence ATGACTGTCGCTGAGGTCGGCGGTCCGGTGCCCCGCGGGGTCAGCCGACGGACGGTGCTCGGTGCCGCGCTCGGTGTCTCCGCTGCCGTCGCCGCTGCGAGCGTCGGACAGGTGCCCACCGCTTCGGCGGCCCGAGCCCGTACCGATCTCGTGTTCATCCACGGCGGGTCCCACGGCGGCTGGGCGTGGCGGCGTGTGGTGGAGCGTCTCGACGCCCGGCGTGGTCGCATCCTCACCCCCACCCTTCCCGGGGTCGGTGATCGCGCGCATCGCCTCGCGCGCGGCATCACGTTCCAGGACGGAGTCGACGACATCGTGGCGAGCATCGAGGCGGAGGAGCTCGAGAACGTCGTCCTCGTCGGCCACAGCATCGGCGGAGCGTATGCCTCGGCGGTCGCAGAGCGGATCGCCCGCCGCCTGCGCGGGGCCGTGTATCTGGACGCCGTCGTCGTCGACCCCGGGGAGCGGGTCCTCGACGTCCTCACCACGTCGAGTCGCGCCGCGCTGCCGACCGTGGTCGCTCAGGCCGGAGAGGGCTTCTTCGTCCCCAAACCGCGGGATCCCGAGATGTTCGGCGTCTTCCGTGAACCCGACGTCGCGTGGCTGCGGCGTCGCCTCACCGCGCACCCGTGGAGCAGTTGGGCGGACGTGGTGCCGCTCGAGGGCACGGGGCCTTCGGTCCCACGGCTCTACGTCGATTGCACGGAGCCGTCGTTCGCCGATGTCGCGCCATCGAAGGAGCGCGTACGCGCGCGGCCGGGAGAGTGGCAGGTGCAGCGGCTGACCGCGGGACATGACGCGCTCGTCACCGAACCGGCGGCCGTGGCCCGCCTCATCCGCGGTTTCTGCCGTGAGCTGTGA
- a CDS encoding carbohydrate ABC transporter permease, which produces MSQTLRQIPVEAEGDGLPETVAAPSPTRPRWRRHLRQPKSLAARIVLNLILVLFALLFLYPFAWLIAASLKPRGEVFDNALIPKTFVPENYVEVWNQLPLLNWMGNSIAIALLAAGAVAISSSIVAFGFAYFRFPGRGLLFGLVLATMMLPGAVTMIPIYLIWKETGLLGTWVPLWGMNLFGSAFYIFLQRQFFLGLPRELFEAARLDGASAWGLFWRIAMPLSIPSFVIVFLFEFQASWNNLQAALIYLNAGSVDEFTAPLGIAYAMTKYSPTAGGHGDYQYVMVASLLVTLPMLILFAFGQRAFIEGVATQGRKG; this is translated from the coding sequence ATGTCCCAGACCCTGCGCCAGATCCCCGTCGAGGCGGAGGGCGACGGTCTTCCCGAGACGGTCGCGGCTCCCTCCCCAACGCGCCCGCGCTGGCGGCGGCACCTCCGGCAGCCGAAGAGCCTGGCCGCCCGGATCGTGCTGAACCTCATCCTCGTGCTGTTCGCGCTGCTCTTCCTCTACCCGTTCGCGTGGCTCATCGCGGCCAGCCTGAAGCCGCGCGGCGAGGTGTTCGACAACGCGCTCATCCCGAAGACGTTCGTGCCGGAGAACTACGTCGAGGTGTGGAACCAGCTCCCGCTGCTGAACTGGATGGGCAACAGCATCGCGATCGCGCTGCTCGCCGCCGGCGCCGTCGCGATCTCTAGCTCGATCGTGGCGTTCGGTTTCGCGTACTTCCGTTTTCCCGGCCGGGGGCTGCTGTTCGGCCTCGTGCTCGCCACGATGATGCTGCCGGGCGCGGTCACCATGATCCCGATCTACCTCATCTGGAAGGAGACCGGTCTCCTCGGGACGTGGGTGCCGCTGTGGGGCATGAACCTCTTCGGATCGGCGTTCTACATCTTCCTGCAGCGGCAGTTCTTCCTCGGCCTCCCGCGGGAGCTGTTCGAGGCGGCGCGGCTCGACGGGGCCAGCGCCTGGGGACTCTTCTGGCGGATCGCCATGCCCCTGTCGATCCCGTCGTTCGTCATCGTGTTCCTGTTCGAGTTCCAGGCGAGCTGGAACAACCTGCAGGCCGCCCTCATCTACCTCAACGCCGGGTCGGTGGACGAGTTCACCGCGCCGCTCGGCATCGCGTACGCCATGACCAAATACAGCCCCACCGCGGGCGGTCACGGCGACTACCAGTACGTCATGGTCGCCTCCCTCCTGGTGACCCTCCCCATGCTCATCCTCTTCGCGTTCGGGCAGCGCGCCTTCATCGAGGGCGTCGCGACCCAGGGGCGCAAGGGATGA
- a CDS encoding carbohydrate ABC transporter permease, producing MPLKTRQRDRYNRREALAGYLFISPWLIGFLIFTAGAMVYSLYISFSSYNLATNSARPVGIDNYANLFEDPRVGVSLANTLFYVVMAVPLEIVFALVLALLLNRVGRGAGLFRVLYYLPKMTPAVATAAVFFLLLNGNSGAINQFLRLFGIQGPQWLVDPAWVKPSIVLMTLWTVAGTMVIFLAALKNVPVELYEVASLDGAGPIRKFFSITLPMISGAMFFNVIVLSIAAFQIFDQAYLLFWRDQSNSSPEASLFYAIYLFQQAFRQFNFGFAAAMAWLLFVIIMVITLIQVKVGNRFVYYEGDR from the coding sequence ATGCCGCTCAAGACCCGCCAGCGGGACCGGTACAACCGACGTGAAGCCCTCGCCGGGTACCTCTTCATCTCGCCGTGGCTCATCGGATTCCTCATCTTCACGGCCGGCGCGATGGTCTACAGCCTGTACATCTCGTTCAGCAGCTACAACCTGGCGACGAACAGTGCCCGCCCGGTCGGCATCGACAACTACGCGAACCTCTTCGAGGACCCGCGCGTCGGGGTTTCCCTCGCGAACACGCTGTTCTACGTGGTGATGGCGGTGCCGCTGGAGATCGTCTTCGCCCTCGTCCTCGCCCTGCTGCTGAACCGGGTGGGACGCGGCGCCGGGCTCTTCCGCGTCCTGTACTACCTGCCGAAGATGACCCCGGCGGTCGCGACCGCCGCCGTGTTCTTCCTCCTCCTGAACGGCAACTCCGGAGCGATCAATCAGTTCCTCCGCCTGTTCGGCATCCAGGGGCCGCAGTGGCTCGTGGACCCGGCCTGGGTCAAGCCGAGCATCGTGCTCATGACCCTGTGGACCGTCGCGGGCACGATGGTGATCTTCCTCGCCGCCCTCAAGAACGTGCCCGTCGAACTGTACGAGGTCGCATCGCTCGACGGAGCGGGGCCGATCCGGAAGTTCTTCTCCATCACGCTGCCGATGATCTCCGGTGCCATGTTCTTCAACGTCATCGTGCTGTCGATCGCGGCGTTCCAGATCTTCGACCAGGCGTATCTGCTGTTCTGGCGCGATCAGAGCAACTCGTCCCCCGAGGCGTCGCTCTTCTACGCGATCTATCTGTTCCAGCAGGCGTTCCGGCAGTTCAACTTCGGCTTCGCGGCGGCGATGGCGTGGCTGCTCTTCGTCATCATCATGGTCATCACGCTCATCCAGGTGAAGGTCGGGAACCGCTTCGTCTACTACGAGGGAGACCGCTGA
- a CDS encoding SDR family NAD(P)-dependent oxidoreductase has translation MTGQDRKENPIVVLGATGTTGSRVAALLEDAGRAVRRASRRSEWRFDWGDPASWGPVVSGAAGVYVVLPEEPMDLPPFIETLDRAGVSQVVVLTARNPEVSGDGIAAGAERAFAAADAASTFLRPSWFSQGFIDGLFAAQLDATGELRLPTGDGGEPFIDAADIARVAARLLLDGTGPTHVELSGPEVLTFAEAIEIVARRTDRTLRYVHVEPAEWAASVADYLPPRMVEALGNLFAAIRDGRDAYLSPGVSEVLGVPPQSLGAVVDRSAEFRR, from the coding sequence ATGACGGGACAGGACAGGAAAGAGAATCCGATCGTCGTCCTCGGTGCCACCGGTACGACCGGTTCGCGCGTGGCGGCACTGCTCGAGGACGCCGGGCGCGCGGTGCGCCGGGCATCGCGACGCTCGGAATGGCGCTTCGACTGGGGTGACCCCGCAAGCTGGGGGCCGGTCGTCTCCGGCGCGGCGGGCGTGTACGTCGTCCTTCCCGAGGAGCCGATGGACCTCCCTCCGTTCATCGAGACTCTCGACCGTGCGGGTGTCTCGCAGGTCGTGGTCCTGACGGCGCGGAACCCCGAGGTGAGCGGGGACGGGATTGCCGCAGGCGCCGAACGGGCCTTCGCCGCGGCGGATGCCGCCTCCACGTTCCTCCGTCCCTCCTGGTTCTCGCAGGGTTTCATCGACGGTCTGTTCGCCGCCCAGCTCGACGCCACCGGAGAGCTGCGGCTTCCCACGGGCGACGGGGGCGAGCCGTTCATCGACGCGGCCGACATCGCCCGCGTGGCGGCGCGCCTGTTGCTCGACGGCACGGGCCCGACGCACGTCGAGCTCTCCGGCCCCGAGGTGCTCACGTTCGCGGAGGCGATCGAGATCGTCGCGCGGCGCACCGACCGGACCCTGCGATATGTCCACGTGGAGCCGGCGGAGTGGGCGGCGTCCGTGGCGGACTACCTGCCGCCGCGGATGGTCGAGGCGCTCGGGAACCTGTTCGCGGCCATCCGCGATGGCCGCGACGCCTATCTGTCTCCCGGGGTGTCGGAGGTGCTGGGGGTGCCGCCTCAGTCGCTCGGGGCGGTCGTCGACCGGTCTGCGGAGTTCCGGCGATGA
- a CDS encoding glycosyltransferase family 2 protein, which translates to MTARFATIRVLALLSVLLGVNYVAWRWLESVNWSAWWIAVPLVIAETYSLIDTFLFCLTMWRARERPAPVSPPQGTVDVFITTYDEPIELVMTTARAAKRIAYPHSTWILDDGSRPDLEAEARAAGVGYLTRSEDWSGKPRHAKAGNLNSALFQTDGEFLLILDADQVPDPLILHRTLGYFADDPEVALVQTPQWFVNVDEADPLGSQAPLFYGPIQQGKDGWNAAFFCGSNAVLRREALMQLGIVGYVRSVTDSAARALKTSEALIAREADAATDPALVTELGALRIAISRGRKELAAGESVAAVAARVGDAVDNASRILVAHDLEGIRADLAVIESLPVQHDAELGQVVVDEAGLDALATSDLSPITAVEAVRGLLDALRLDRADEAQPILPLATISVTEDMATAMQLHALGWRSVYHHEILAHGLAPEDLRTMLTQRLRWAQGTLQVMLRDNPLVKRGLSVGQRLMYFATMWSYLSGFAAIVYLAAPVIYLVFGVLPVTAWSVDFFARFLPYFLVNQALFLVVAKGVKTWRGQQYSLALFPVWIRACWTAFANVVLGRPLSFAVTRKDGRDPRGVPWREIWPQLTAMVVLVIALVIGVARVIVGTGDGTGTLVNTAWVLYDLVVLSVIIQAARYRGPAAQVLEKESNERQH; encoded by the coding sequence ATGACCGCGCGGTTCGCGACCATCCGCGTCCTGGCCCTCCTGTCGGTCCTGCTCGGCGTGAACTACGTCGCCTGGCGGTGGCTCGAGTCGGTGAACTGGTCCGCGTGGTGGATCGCGGTGCCGCTGGTCATCGCCGAGACGTACAGCCTCATCGACACCTTCCTGTTCTGCCTCACCATGTGGCGGGCGCGCGAGCGTCCGGCACCGGTGTCGCCGCCGCAGGGCACGGTCGACGTCTTCATCACGACCTACGACGAGCCGATCGAGCTCGTCATGACGACAGCCAGGGCGGCGAAGCGGATCGCCTACCCGCACTCGACCTGGATCCTCGACGACGGCTCGCGACCGGACCTCGAGGCCGAGGCCCGAGCGGCGGGGGTCGGTTACCTCACCCGCTCTGAGGACTGGTCAGGCAAGCCGCGTCACGCCAAGGCCGGCAACCTCAACAGCGCTCTGTTCCAAACCGACGGCGAGTTCCTCCTCATCCTCGACGCCGACCAGGTGCCCGACCCGCTGATCCTGCACCGCACGCTCGGATACTTCGCCGACGACCCCGAGGTCGCCCTCGTCCAGACACCGCAGTGGTTCGTGAACGTCGACGAGGCGGACCCGCTCGGCAGCCAGGCGCCCCTGTTCTACGGGCCGATCCAGCAGGGGAAGGACGGTTGGAACGCCGCCTTCTTCTGCGGCTCCAACGCCGTGCTGCGCCGGGAGGCGCTCATGCAGCTGGGCATCGTGGGCTACGTCCGGAGCGTGACCGACTCCGCCGCACGGGCACTCAAGACCTCCGAAGCCCTGATCGCCCGCGAGGCCGACGCCGCGACCGATCCAGCGCTCGTCACCGAGCTGGGCGCACTGCGCATCGCGATCTCCCGCGGCCGCAAGGAGCTCGCCGCGGGTGAGTCCGTGGCGGCGGTCGCCGCCCGGGTGGGCGACGCGGTCGACAACGCCTCGCGTATCCTCGTGGCGCACGACCTGGAAGGCATCCGCGCCGACCTCGCGGTGATCGAATCCCTCCCCGTGCAGCACGACGCCGAGCTGGGGCAGGTGGTCGTGGACGAGGCGGGGCTGGACGCCCTCGCGACCTCTGACCTCTCCCCCATCACGGCAGTGGAAGCGGTGCGCGGGCTGCTCGACGCCCTGCGCCTCGACCGCGCCGATGAGGCTCAGCCCATCCTGCCGCTCGCCACGATCTCCGTGACGGAGGACATGGCGACGGCGATGCAGCTCCATGCCCTGGGCTGGCGGAGCGTCTACCACCACGAGATCCTCGCCCACGGCCTCGCCCCGGAAGACCTCCGGACGATGCTCACGCAGCGACTGCGATGGGCTCAGGGCACGCTGCAGGTCATGCTGCGCGACAACCCGCTGGTCAAGCGCGGGCTCTCGGTGGGACAGCGGCTCATGTACTTCGCGACGATGTGGAGCTACCTCTCGGGGTTCGCCGCCATCGTCTACCTCGCGGCCCCGGTCATCTACCTCGTCTTCGGGGTGCTCCCCGTCACCGCCTGGTCGGTCGACTTCTTCGCACGGTTCCTGCCCTACTTCCTCGTCAACCAGGCGCTCTTCCTCGTGGTGGCGAAGGGGGTGAAGACCTGGCGCGGGCAGCAGTACTCGCTCGCCCTGTTCCCCGTGTGGATCCGCGCCTGTTGGACGGCGTTCGCCAATGTCGTCCTCGGCCGCCCGCTCTCCTTCGCCGTGACGCGGAAGGACGGCCGCGACCCCCGCGGCGTCCCCTGGCGGGAGATCTGGCCGCAGCTCACCGCCATGGTCGTGCTCGTGATCGCCCTCGTCATCGGGGTCGCCCGGGTCATCGTCGGCACCGGCGACGGCACCGGCACGCTCGTCAACACCGCCTGGGTCCTGTACGACCTGGTCGTCCTCAGCGTCATCATCCAGGCGGCGCGCTATCGCGGTCCCGCCGCTCAGGTCCTCGAGAAGGAGTCGAATGAACGTCAGCACTGA
- a CDS encoding STAS domain-containing protein encodes MNVSTDTRDGYAVVTITGRLTASGAPLLRNAVSDLVAAGQPRIAIDLSGTEFVDSSGLGALVGGLKSARVAGGDLRIAAVPEAVRTVLRLTNLDRVLRDFPTPETAFDAG; translated from the coding sequence ATGAACGTCAGCACTGACACCAGGGACGGCTACGCCGTCGTCACGATCACGGGGCGCCTGACGGCCTCGGGGGCGCCGTTGCTGCGCAACGCGGTGAGCGACCTGGTCGCCGCCGGGCAGCCGCGCATCGCGATCGACCTCAGCGGCACCGAGTTCGTCGACTCCTCGGGCCTCGGCGCGCTCGTCGGCGGCCTCAAGAGCGCCCGCGTGGCCGGAGGCGATCTCCGCATCGCCGCCGTTCCCGAGGCCGTGCGCACCGTGCTCCGTCTGACGAACCTGGATCGCGTGCTCCGTGACTTCCCGACGCCGGAAACGGCGTTCGATGCAGGCTGA